The genomic region TCAGTTGGATGACCCTGTACTGAAGCAGATCAGGGATGAGATCAAGAAAACCGATATCAATAATATTACACCGCTGGAAGCGCTACAGAAATTAAGTGATATCAAAACTTGGGTAGGGTTGAAATAAGTACATAGTGCTATTTGTTGCTCTTTAAGTTGCATTGATTACGTTGTATCATGCGATATTAATTGACATTACTTAATTAACGCCAATGCTTTTGGTATAATCTTCTTCTTTTGAATGAAACTGTTCTTCCCGGTGTGAGCAGTATCTATTGATAAAATATCCGGGACGTTTTTTGGTTTCGTTGTAGATAATGCCCAGGTATTCGCCGATGATACCCAGTGCCAGCATAATGAACCCGCCTACCAGCAGCAGGATACACATCAGGGAGGGATAACCTCCCACCGGGTCACCCCAGACCGCTGCTTTGATAAAGACAATGACCAGATAGATGAATGCGGCAACGGAAGTGACCAACCCGGCAATGGACACCAGCCTCAACGGTATGACGGAAAATGAGGTCAGTCCCTTTATCGCCAGATTGACCAGTTTCAGGTAATTCCACTTGGTACAACCCGCCAAACGGGCATTCTGTTCATAATATACAGCCTTCTTGCGGAAGCCGATGTAAGAGAACAAACCCTTCATGTTGCGTTCCGTTTCTTTCAGCTCGCGCAAAGCCATGATGGATTTGCGGCTGAACATCCGGAAATCGCCGGTGTCTTTCTGTACCGGAACTTCCGACAATACGCCCAGGAACCGGTAATAGGCCTTTGATGTCCATTTTTTCATGCGCGTTTCCCCATTGCGGCTCTTACGGCAGCCATACACGTCATCATAACCTTCCATGATCCCGGAGAGCATTTCAGGGATCAATTCCGGCGGGTGCTGCAGGTCGGCATCGATGATCAGCAATATGTTTCCCCGGATGTAATCGATGCCTGCACTCATGGCGGTTTCCTTTCCAAAATTCCGCGACAGGTCGATATAGCTTACACGCCGGTCGTGGTCATGCAAAGCATGGATCATGGCCAATGAGCCGTCTGTACTTCCGTCGTTGACAAACAGGATCTCCGAAGCACAGGGCAGCCGGTCCAGTACCGCCGATAGCCGGGTGTAGCATTCATGCAGGCATTCCGCCTCATTGTATACAGGCACGAGCACGCTCAGCAGCGATGCCTCATTCGTTGGATCCGATCTTTCTTCTGATAAGTTCATAGTCATCTCTTTCACGGATTACTACCAGAGTTTTTTATTCATTCATGTTTTCCCGTTCTTCATTTTGTTCCGGCATACTTTCATTGAGCAATTCCCGGAATTCTTTTTTTAAGGTATCGCTGTCTTTCCATGCATAGGTACGGTAATGGGCATAGCCGCCAAGATACAACAGATAGCAGACCACAACAGCCATCATCCATTTTTTGCTGTGCACCGACATTTTTTGTATCCATTGTACCCCATACCACGCGATAATAAAGAATATACCCACCGAAGGCAGGTATGCATAACGATCGGCTATGATGGAAAAACGGGACATAGCGATCACATGTAGCATGAGTGATATGTTGACCAGGAAAAAAAGAAGCCCGAAAATAACCGGCCAGTCCTTACGTTTGAGTATTTTGATAAAGAATATGATCGCTGCTGCAATAATCCCCGGATAGATGAAAAAACGAACCGGAAGGGGAAGTCCCGGAGCTATCGGGAAAGGATATAGATATAGTAAGTTTACCGGGAAAATCAATTTACCCAGATATTCCAACACCGAATAGCAGGCAAATACCATCCTTTGGCCGAAAGGATAACCAGCCCAACGATCTATGGTATGTCCACTTTGGTTAGCGTAAGTACAAAGACCGGCAAAAAGGGCAAAAAGAATGAAGGGTAATTTTTCAAGCAGCAGGTATCCCCATGATCTCTTTTCGATGAATGATTTTTCCGGATCCTCGCCACAAGGAACAGATGTGCGGCCAAGCAGCCAGTCCAGAAGCAACAGGGTGGCAGGCAATACAACAGACTGTTCTTTACTGCCGAAAGAACAAACAAATAATAACCATGCCCCGATATAAAGACCGCTTTTTCCCGTACGGACATAGCGGATATAGGATAACATAGCCAATAGGACAAAGAACGTATAAAGCGGAATTTTCGAGGCGCTGATCCATGCAATGCTTTCTACATTAAGCGGATGGATAGCAAATAATAAAGCAGTGAAAACGGATATGCGCCGGGCGGTAATGGTGTCGGTACGATGATGTATCAGTTGTTGTATCAGTATCAATACCAGACAACTGTTGATCATATGCAACAATAAGGGATAAAGGTGATACACCATGGGATTATACCCGAATGCCGCATAAATAGCCATATAGACCACTTCATTAATAGGACCGTACTGGGTCACGAAAAATTCGGTAAAAACTGCTTTTAGATTATCCCATGTAAAACCAAAAATAGTGTAATGGTTCATTACCATCCAGCCATCGTCCCAGCCCCGTTGAAAGTCAAGCCCAAGAACAGGGAAATATACCAGCAGGATGGTAATACATACTCCAATATATGGTAATGCATTAGTGAATAGTCTTCTTGGCATAGGTTATGATTTCTTTGATGTTATTGGGGTGGGTGGACGAAATGTTCCGGGCAGTCATATCAGGAAATACCACACAGGCATAAGGCATTCGCTTAGCGTCAATCGCAGGAAGTAATGTATCGGCGGTCCCGTAAACAGGACAGCTAAGTCTGGTGCGTTCCCGGAAATAATAAATATCCTTAGGTTCGTTGGCTGCTATGATTACAAAAATCCTGTTATCGCCAATATATTCCCCGGCATGGCCAATAGCTTCGGCAAAATCGGCTTCAAGGCAGGAACAGGTATTGGGTGGGAACCTGAAAAGAATATACGCTGAATCCGCAATTGTTTTTGCCAGAGAATTACTTTCATTGTTCTCATCAAATAAATTGATGTTGTTCACAGTATCTGCTAAAAGTTGATGCGTCGGATTTGTATCTGAAAATAGCCTCCAGTCCTGTTTTAACATTAAAGGCAACCCTATCAGGATTGTTAATACGCTTAATCCTATGAAAAGGAATAGTTTTCTATCCATCATATTACATTTTCAGATCAAATAAAACAATTACGGGGTTGTCCCCTTCTTTCCAATTGACCAGCTCTTTCCTCGATTTAAGGATTTGAAAGTTTAGTTCATTTTCAGGGTCAAAATCAACCACACTGAAAAAATATTTCCCAGTGCTTCCTTTTGCTTCAGTAACTCCGAGAGTTACGTAATAATCAACT from Bacteroidales bacterium harbors:
- a CDS encoding glycosyltransferase family 2 protein, with translation MNLSEERSDPTNEASLLSVLVPVYNEAECLHECYTRLSAVLDRLPCASEILFVNDGSTDGSLAMIHALHDHDRRVSYIDLSRNFGKETAMSAGIDYIRGNILLIIDADLQHPPELIPEMLSGIMEGYDDVYGCRKSRNGETRMKKWTSKAYYRFLGVLSEVPVQKDTGDFRMFSRKSIMALRELKETERNMKGLFSYIGFRKKAVYYEQNARLAGCTKWNYLKLVNLAIKGLTSFSVIPLRLVSIAGLVTSVAAFIYLVIVFIKAAVWGDPVGGYPSLMCILLLVGGFIMLALGIIGEYLGIIYNETKKRPGYFINRYCSHREEQFHSKEEDYTKSIGVN